The following are encoded together in the Candidatus Eisenbacteria bacterium genome:
- a CDS encoding UDP-2,3-diacylglucosamine diphosphatase, whose amino-acid sequence MPSAAAVYFLSDAHLGVDPEPVEAPRRARLHAFLKSLSGRAQALYIVGDLFDFWFEYGTAIPRRHFGTLRVLAELKESGVEIHYLNGNHDFWLGPFLSQELGVRTYDGAVTLETQGRRVWMHHGDGLVGGDLGYRALKRLVRHPVSIELYRLLHPDLGIPLAHWVSNGSRRSRPDRPPDVERLWREIALPRFEAGFDTVMIGHFHQAIERRDGSRAFFVLGDWMEHFTFVKLEGGELELGRG is encoded by the coding sequence ATGCCATCAGCCGCGGCGGTGTATTTCCTCTCGGACGCCCATCTCGGAGTGGATCCGGAGCCCGTCGAGGCGCCGCGCCGTGCCCGTCTGCACGCGTTTCTGAAGAGCCTCTCGGGCCGCGCCCAGGCGCTCTACATCGTCGGCGATCTGTTCGACTTCTGGTTCGAGTACGGGACTGCGATTCCGCGCCGCCACTTCGGGACCCTGCGCGTGCTGGCGGAACTGAAGGAATCCGGCGTCGAGATCCACTATCTGAACGGCAATCACGACTTCTGGCTCGGCCCGTTCCTGTCTCAGGAACTGGGAGTGCGCACCTACGACGGTGCGGTCACGCTCGAGACCCAGGGGCGGCGTGTGTGGATGCACCACGGCGACGGGCTGGTCGGCGGCGACCTCGGCTATCGCGCGCTCAAGAGACTCGTCCGCCACCCGGTGAGTATCGAGCTCTATCGCCTGCTTCACCCCGACCTCGGCATCCCGCTCGCCCATTGGGTTTCAAATGGCTCGCGCCGTTCGAGGCCCGATCGTCCACCCGATGTCGAGCGTCTGTGGCGCGAGATCGCGCTGCCGCGCTTCGAAGCGGGTTTCGATACCGTGATGATCGGGCACTTCCATCAGGCGATCGAGCGGCGCGACGGGAGTCGCGCGTTCTTCGTGCTCGGCGACTGGATGGAGCACTTCACCTTCGTGAAGCTCGAAGGCGGCGAGCTGGAGCTGGGGCGCGGCTAG
- a CDS encoding PorV/PorQ family protein translates to MRHLLPDHRPLDPLRPWRVRIACAATAVALGVALGAVAWAPAVLAQAGPPGFTFLEVPTGARAAALGGAFATVAEGSDAAFWNPAGLAATQRFQLGGAHTEYLQQLRHEAFALAIPVGGGGIAGSVRALYSEPIAARDELGNEIGTFGAHDLEFGVAWGGRVSPTLRLGLGAQLVRERIDQSAAMTYAFSVGTAWDPARWPTLRFALAAQNLGPSPSFTIEDGEKGIPVPLPFAIQGGVRWLGPAIGTWQSASSLETRFTRGRSGLGMFGFELSQPLGAALRLGYRYNDDATNLSIGGGWATKALSLDYAFVPTRLELGDTHRLSFATRF, encoded by the coding sequence ATGCGCCACCTTCTGCCTGATCATCGCCCGCTCGACCCTTTGCGCCCATGGCGCGTCCGGATCGCCTGTGCCGCAACCGCGGTCGCCCTCGGTGTGGCGCTCGGCGCCGTCGCCTGGGCGCCGGCGGTGCTCGCCCAGGCGGGCCCTCCGGGCTTCACATTCCTCGAGGTTCCGACCGGCGCCCGCGCGGCTGCACTCGGGGGCGCGTTCGCGACCGTGGCCGAGGGATCGGACGCCGCGTTCTGGAACCCGGCCGGACTCGCGGCGACCCAACGCTTCCAACTCGGAGGTGCACATACCGAGTACTTGCAGCAGCTGCGGCACGAGGCCTTCGCGCTCGCGATCCCGGTCGGTGGGGGTGGCATCGCCGGTTCGGTGCGGGCGCTCTACAGCGAGCCGATCGCGGCGCGAGATGAACTCGGCAACGAGATCGGCACCTTCGGGGCGCATGATCTCGAGTTCGGTGTGGCGTGGGGTGGTCGCGTGTCGCCGACCCTGCGGCTCGGACTCGGCGCGCAACTGGTGCGCGAGCGCATCGACCAGTCGGCCGCGATGACCTACGCGTTCAGCGTCGGCACCGCGTGGGACCCGGCGCGCTGGCCCACTCTGCGGTTCGCACTCGCGGCGCAGAACCTGGGGCCCAGTCCGAGCTTCACGATCGAGGACGGCGAGAAGGGCATTCCGGTTCCGCTGCCGTTCGCGATTCAGGGTGGCGTGCGCTGGCTGGGTCCGGCGATCGGAACATGGCAGAGCGCTTCGTCGCTCGAGACCCGCTTCACCCGCGGTCGCAGTGGTCTCGGCATGTTCGGCTTCGAGCTCTCGCAGCCGCTCGGCGCCGCGCTGCGACTCGGCTATCGCTACAACGACGATGCCACGAATCTCTCGATCGGTGGCGGGTGGGCGACGAAGGCGCTGTCGCTCGACTACGCGTTCGTTCCCACCCGGCTCGAGCTCGGCGACACGCACCGTCTGTCGTTCGCGACGCGGTTCTAG